The genomic region TTCCTCGAGCTGCTCAAGAGCCGCGGCTCGCTTATCTGACGAGGGGTTCGGCCCCGCCCTCGCGCGTGGTATACTTCATGATGTGCGGACCCGAGCGGGGCGCCCGGGTCACGCGTCCTCATCCCTACGCCAGGAGGAGTGCATGGTCACGATCACGGAATCGGCCGCCAAGAAGGTCCACGACCTGCGTCTCGAAGAGGGGAAGCCCGACTGGGGTCTTCGTCTCCGGGTCGTCGGCGGGGGCTGCTCGGGCTTCTCGTACGAACTGGGCTGGGAGGATGCCGAGCAGGAGGGCGACCAGGTCGCCGAGTCGCAGGGCGTGAAGGTCTACGTGGACCCGCAGAGCGTCCAGTACGTCGGCGGCGCGGAGATCGACTACGTCGACAGCCTGTACGGATCCGGATTCTCGATCAAGAACCCGAATTCGAAAGGCACCTGCGGCTGCGGCCACTCCTTCCAGGCCTGATCGATCCCCGCGCCCGCCGTGCCTGCCGTGAAAGTAGCGGTCTGCCTCTTCGCCCGCTACCGTGAAGCGGTCGGCCGCGACCGGGTCGAGGTCGAGGTCCCCGAGGGC from Candidatus Methylomirabilota bacterium harbors:
- the erpA gene encoding iron-sulfur cluster insertion protein ErpA, with translation MVTITESAAKKVHDLRLEEGKPDWGLRLRVVGGGCSGFSYELGWEDAEQEGDQVAESQGVKVYVDPQSVQYVGGAEIDYVDSLYGSGFSIKNPNSKGTCGCGHSFQA